A portion of the uncultured Bacteroides sp. genome contains these proteins:
- a CDS encoding TlpA disulfide reductase family protein: MIKHAIFLITVLAFAVSGHSQNHPSLKQGKWYAEFITKEGNIPFVFEVSNAGKETVLTLINGAERVPLQGVTYKEDSVFIPIQDYDTQLSGVFHGDTIDGTFRRLFANGDQGVSFRAIRSITPRFISIGNAIANLDGKWNVDFVGEKGDSKNVGIFSQQGSKLTGSILTNSGDLRFLEGVLDESGFRLSAFAGLSPYLIQGQFIDKDHFEGAFITSRGRQLIKGVRNKDAALSDPYSLTQLKDGYTNLKFSLPDLENKLVSLSDAKYKDKVVVVSILGSWCPNCLDEMSYLAPWYKKNKERGVEIVGLAFERKNDPEYAHKVLSNLVKKHGPTYDILFAGKIGDDKKVLPEIDGLKSYPTTIFIDKKGHVRKIHTGFNGPATGLFYEEFKTEFNKLIDELLKEE, translated from the coding sequence ATGATAAAACATGCGATATTTCTGATAACTGTCCTAGCATTTGCTGTAAGTGGTCATAGTCAAAACCATCCTTCACTGAAGCAAGGCAAATGGTACGCTGAGTTTATAACCAAAGAAGGGAATATTCCTTTTGTATTTGAAGTAAGTAATGCGGGGAAAGAAACTGTGCTTACATTGATTAATGGGGCAGAACGTGTGCCTCTTCAAGGGGTAACTTATAAGGAAGATAGTGTTTTTATTCCTATTCAGGATTATGACACACAACTAAGTGGAGTGTTTCATGGCGACACTATTGATGGAACGTTTCGACGCTTGTTTGCTAACGGTGATCAGGGCGTTTCGTTTAGAGCGATACGAAGTATTACACCTCGTTTTATCTCCATAGGTAATGCTATTGCGAATCTGGATGGTAAATGGAATGTTGATTTTGTCGGCGAAAAAGGAGACAGTAAGAATGTGGGTATCTTTAGTCAGCAGGGATCAAAGCTCACCGGATCTATACTCACCAATTCCGGTGATCTTCGCTTTTTGGAAGGAGTTCTTGATGAGTCAGGTTTTCGTCTTTCTGCTTTTGCAGGGCTTAGTCCATATCTCATTCAAGGGCAGTTTATAGATAAGGATCATTTTGAAGGTGCATTTATCACTTCCAGAGGCAGGCAGTTGATTAAAGGGGTGCGTAATAAGGATGCTGCCCTTTCCGATCCATACAGTCTTACACAATTAAAGGATGGTTATACGAATTTGAAATTCAGTTTACCTGATCTGGAGAATAAGTTAGTATCTCTTTCTGATGCTAAATATAAGGATAAGGTGGTCGTGGTATCTATCTTAGGGAGCTGGTGTCCCAATTGTCTGGATGAGATGTCTTATCTGGCTCCTTGGTACAAAAAGAACAAAGAACGCGGAGTAGAAATCGTTGGTTTGGCCTTTGAACGTAAAAACGATCCTGAATATGCGCACAAAGTACTTTCAAATTTGGTAAAGAAGCATGGACCAACTTACGACATCCTTTTTGCCGGTAAGATTGGTGATGACAAAAAAGTATTGCCCGAAATTGATGGATTGAAGAGTTACCCAACTACTATTTTTATCGATAAGAAGGGGCATGTGCGTAAGATTCACACCGGTTTTAATGGTCCTGCCACAGGATTATTTTATGAAGAGTTCAAAACAGAATTCAATAAATTGATCGATGAGTTGCTGAAAGAAGAGTAA
- a CDS encoding glycosyltransferase — protein MEALAFNSTDLILLSVSGTLLIIQALYYLGLYNRIHINNRTVKRGDVHFTQELPPLSVIICARNESENLRNFLPAVLEQDYPDFEVIVINDGSTDESETLLNSLEEKYHHLYHSFTPEDSKYISRKKLALTLAIKASKHNWLVLTEANCQPASNQWLRLMARNFTSRTEVVLGYSGYERGKGWLHKRVAFDSLFTSLSYLGWALAGKPYMGLGRNMAYRKELFFKEKGFSAHLNLQRGDDDLFINQVAKGSNTRVETDVNATMRMQPIEYYREWKEEKVSYMATSKYYRGIQHDLNLLGLEIISRLLLHILFVTTVVLSILSSHWLVLGIAFVIWALRYTMQAIIINKTATEMGEKRHYYFTLPIFDFLLPLQSLGFKLYRLYRGKSDFMRR, from the coding sequence ATGGAAGCATTAGCATTCAATAGCACCGATTTGATCCTTTTGTCAGTTTCTGGCACGTTACTGATCATTCAGGCTCTCTATTATCTTGGCCTATATAATCGGATACATATCAATAATCGTACTGTAAAGAGAGGTGACGTGCACTTCACCCAAGAATTGCCACCACTATCGGTGATTATTTGTGCACGAAATGAATCGGAGAACCTGCGGAACTTTCTACCAGCCGTATTAGAGCAGGATTATCCTGATTTTGAGGTAATCGTGATCAATGACGGATCGACGGATGAAAGCGAAACTCTCTTAAACTCTTTAGAAGAGAAATATCATCACTTGTATCACAGTTTCACTCCCGAGGATTCGAAATACATCAGCCGTAAGAAACTGGCCCTGACATTGGCTATTAAAGCAAGCAAACATAACTGGCTCGTACTGACAGAAGCTAATTGCCAACCTGCCAGCAACCAATGGCTGCGATTGATGGCTCGCAACTTTACCTCACGAACAGAAGTTGTATTGGGATACAGCGGTTACGAACGCGGCAAAGGATGGCTACACAAACGGGTGGCTTTTGATTCGCTATTTACTTCACTCTCCTATTTGGGATGGGCTTTGGCAGGAAAACCTTATATGGGACTCGGACGCAATATGGCCTACCGTAAGGAGCTTTTTTTCAAAGAAAAAGGATTTTCTGCTCACCTAAACTTGCAACGCGGAGACGATGATTTGTTTATTAACCAAGTGGCAAAAGGAAGTAATACGCGTGTGGAAACAGATGTGAATGCAACCATGAGAATGCAACCAATAGAGTACTATAGAGAGTGGAAAGAAGAAAAAGTAAGCTACATGGCTACTTCAAAGTATTATAGAGGCATCCAGCATGATTTAAACCTACTAGGATTAGAGATTATAAGCCGCTTACTACTTCATATACTATTTGTAACGACCGTGGTATTGAGTATTTTGAGTTCTCACTGGCTGGTGCTGGGCATCGCATTTGTGATATGGGCATTACGTTACACGATGCAAGCCATAATCATCAACAAAACAGCCACAGAGATGGGAGAAAAAAGACATTATTACTTCACCCTACCTATCTTTGACTTTCTGCTTCCACTACAATCGTTGGGCTTCAAACTGTATCGTTTATACAGAGGAAAAAGCGACTTTATGAGAAGGTGA
- a CDS encoding ABC transporter permease — protein MNLALFISKRIYRDTDGGKQVSRPAVLIAMFGIAIGLAVMIISVAVVIGFKNEVRNKVIGFGSHIQISNFDAVRSYETRPVLVNDSMMAALSDYPEVKHVQRYSTKPGMIKTDEAFQGMVLKGVGPEFDPTFFREHLVEGEMPAFSDSASTNQVLISKTLANKLKLKLGDKIYTYYIQDDVRARRLTIKGIYQTNFSEYDNLFLLTDICMVNRLNGWEPGQVSGVELQVKDYDKLEETTYKIAGDTDNQFDYMGGVYYVRNIEQLNPQIFAWLGLLDLNVWVILLLMVGVAGFTMISGLLIIILERTNMIGVLKALGANNFTIRKVFLWFSVFLIGKGMLWGNLIGLAFYFVQSQFGLFKLDPETYYVDTVPVSFNIWLFLLINIGTLLVSVLMLLGPSYLITKINPATSMRYE, from the coding sequence ATGAATCTGGCTTTATTTATATCAAAACGAATTTATCGTGACACAGATGGAGGTAAGCAGGTCTCTCGTCCTGCTGTTCTCATCGCCATGTTTGGCATTGCCATTGGTTTGGCGGTGATGATTATCTCTGTTGCTGTGGTTATTGGTTTTAAAAATGAGGTACGCAACAAGGTGATAGGCTTTGGGTCGCACATTCAAATCAGTAATTTTGATGCTGTGCGTTCATATGAGACACGTCCTGTTTTGGTCAATGATAGCATGATGGCTGCCTTGTCCGATTATCCGGAGGTGAAGCATGTGCAACGTTACTCAACAAAACCGGGAATGATCAAGACGGACGAGGCCTTTCAGGGGATGGTCTTAAAAGGAGTGGGACCGGAATTCGATCCTACTTTCTTTCGTGAGCATCTGGTGGAAGGGGAGATGCCTGCCTTTAGTGATTCTGCTTCTACCAATCAGGTACTTATCTCCAAAACATTGGCCAATAAGTTGAAGTTGAAGCTTGGAGATAAGATATATACCTATTATATACAAGATGATGTGCGTGCCCGCAGATTGACAATTAAAGGTATTTATCAAACGAACTTCTCGGAATATGATAACTTGTTTTTATTGACGGACATTTGCATGGTGAACCGCTTGAATGGTTGGGAACCCGGTCAGGTAAGCGGAGTAGAGTTGCAGGTAAAGGATTATGATAAGCTTGAAGAAACAACATACAAAATAGCCGGTGACACAGATAACCAGTTCGATTATATGGGCGGGGTGTATTATGTGCGAAATATCGAACAGCTTAATCCGCAGATATTTGCATGGCTCGGTTTGCTCGATCTGAATGTGTGGGTTATCCTTCTGCTAATGGTTGGTGTGGCAGGCTTTACGATGATTTCGGGTTTGCTGATTATTATTCTCGAAAGAACCAACATGATCGGAGTGCTCAAAGCTTTGGGTGCTAATAATTTCACCATACGTAAGGTCTTTCTGTGGTTCTCTGTTTTCTTAATAGGCAAAGGGATGCTGTGGGGAAATCTTATTGGGTTGGCATTTTACTTTGTTCAGTCACAGTTCGGCCTCTTCAAACTTGATCCTGAAACGTACTATGTAGATACGGTACCTGTCTCTTTTAATATTTGGCTTTTCCTACTTATTAATATAGGTACGTTACTGGTTTCTGTTCTCATGCTACTTGGCCCTTCTTATCTTATCACCAAAATCAATCCGGCCACTTCCATGCGCTATGAATAG
- a CDS encoding pyridoxal phosphate-dependent aminotransferase, with product MPTISIRGNEMPASPIRKLAPLADAAKQRGVQVFHLNIGQPDLPTPQAAIDAIRNIDRTVLEYSPSAGYRSYREKLTVYYKKFNINLTADDIIVTTGGSEAVLFAFLSCLNPGDEIIVPEPAYANYMAFAISAGAKIRTVATTIEEGFSLPKVEKFEELINERTKGILICNPNNPTGYLYTRREMNQIRDLVKKYDLFLFSDEVYREFIYTGSPYISACHLEGIENNVVLIDSVSKRYSECGIRIGALITKNKEIRDAVMKFCQARLSPPLIGQIAAEASLDAPEEYSREVYDEYVERRKCLIDGLNRIPGVYSPIPMGAFYTVAKLPVDDSDKFCSWCLSDFEYEGQTVFMAPASGFYTTPGSGYNQVRIAYVLKKEDLNRALFILQKALEAYPGRVE from the coding sequence ATGCCAACTATCTCCATTCGCGGTAATGAGATGCCTGCATCTCCTATCAGAAAACTAGCTCCCCTGGCTGATGCTGCCAAGCAACGTGGGGTGCAGGTTTTTCACCTGAACATTGGTCAACCCGATTTGCCAACTCCTCAGGCCGCGATTGATGCGATACGCAATATAGACCGTACTGTGCTGGAGTACAGTCCTAGTGCCGGATATAGAAGCTATCGCGAGAAACTTACCGTTTATTATAAGAAATTCAATATCAATCTGACGGCAGACGATATTATCGTCACTACCGGTGGTTCGGAAGCGGTGCTCTTTGCCTTCCTTTCGTGTCTGAATCCGGGTGATGAGATCATTGTGCCCGAGCCGGCTTATGCCAACTATATGGCTTTTGCCATATCAGCGGGAGCGAAAATACGCACCGTTGCCACTACCATCGAAGAGGGTTTTTCTCTTCCTAAAGTAGAGAAGTTTGAGGAGCTCATTAATGAGCGTACAAAGGGCATTCTTATTTGCAACCCCAACAATCCAACCGGATACCTCTATACTCGCCGCGAGATGAATCAGATTCGCGACTTGGTGAAGAAATATGATCTTTTCTTATTCTCTGATGAGGTCTACCGCGAGTTTATCTATACCGGTTCACCTTATATTTCAGCTTGCCATCTGGAGGGAATCGAGAATAATGTGGTATTGATTGATTCGGTATCTAAGCGTTATTCCGAATGCGGTATCCGTATTGGTGCTCTTATCACTAAAAACAAAGAGATACGCGATGCTGTGATGAAATTCTGCCAGGCCCGTCTGAGTCCTCCTTTGATAGGTCAGATTGCTGCTGAAGCTTCTCTTGATGCTCCCGAGGAGTACTCGAGAGAGGTGTATGATGAATATGTAGAGCGACGCAAATGCCTGATCGACGGCCTAAATCGTATTCCGGGAGTTTATTCTCCCATACCGATGGGTGCTTTTTACACTGTTGCTAAGCTTCCGGTAGATGATTCTGATAAATTCTGCTCTTGGTGTCTCTCTGATTTTGAGTATGAAGGGCAAACGGTATTCATGGCTCCGGCTTCGGGTTTTTATACTACGCCCGGTTCCGGTTACAATCAAGTACGTATTGCTTATGTATTGAAGAAGGAAGACTTGAATCGTGCGCTTTTTATCCTTCAAAAAGCATTGGAGGCATATCCGGGAAGGGTGGAATAA
- a CDS encoding fucose isomerase: MILNLITFSSILHKQASVRSSHEVILSELEKYFTINIIDYTEVHKLANDDFSIVFIATGGVEKLVVQEFELLPRPTILLADGMQNSLAAALEISSWIRSRGLKCEILHGETSSIVLSINRLYNNFKAQRILSDTRIGVLGTPSSWLIASNVDYLLAKRRWKVEYVDIPLERVYEQFDRITEDEVGQACADFAAKALACREASPEDLIKAMRLYRAVKNICEEEKLDALTLSCFKLIEYTGTTGCLALSLLNDEGIVAGCEGDLQAIFTLLAIKALTGKIGFMANPSMVNTRNKEIVLAHCTIGTKLTEQYIIRNHFETESGIGIQGIMPTGDVTIVKCGGECLDEYYLSSGRLTENTNYINLCRTQIRVKMNTSADYFLRNPLGNHHIVVQGNHEEAINDFLQVNSCKRTE, from the coding sequence ATGATCCTAAACCTCATCACGTTCTCATCCATCTTACACAAACAAGCATCGGTAAGAAGCTCTCACGAAGTTATTTTGAGCGAATTAGAAAAATATTTCACGATCAATATCATTGATTACACAGAAGTTCATAAACTGGCCAACGATGATTTCAGCATTGTCTTTATTGCTACCGGAGGAGTAGAGAAGCTTGTCGTTCAAGAATTTGAACTACTTCCACGCCCCACTATACTATTGGCTGATGGCATGCAAAACTCTTTGGCAGCTGCCCTCGAAATTTCGTCGTGGATACGAAGTAGAGGCTTGAAATGTGAAATCCTGCACGGAGAGACATCGTCCATCGTACTGAGCATTAACAGACTATATAACAACTTCAAAGCACAACGCATACTAAGCGACACGCGCATCGGAGTTCTCGGAACTCCTTCTTCATGGCTCATAGCAAGCAATGTGGATTATTTGTTGGCTAAGCGCCGTTGGAAAGTGGAGTACGTTGACATACCATTGGAACGTGTTTACGAACAGTTTGATCGCATCACTGAAGATGAAGTAGGCCAAGCTTGTGCCGATTTTGCGGCCAAAGCATTAGCCTGTCGGGAAGCAAGTCCTGAAGATTTAATCAAAGCGATGCGTCTCTATCGAGCAGTGAAGAACATATGTGAAGAAGAAAAACTAGATGCACTCACGCTCAGTTGTTTTAAACTGATAGAATACACCGGAACCACAGGCTGCCTGGCTCTTTCTTTGCTCAATGATGAAGGTATTGTGGCCGGATGCGAGGGAGATCTACAAGCAATTTTTACTCTCTTAGCCATAAAGGCGCTTACAGGAAAAATCGGGTTCATGGCCAATCCTTCTATGGTGAACACCCGAAACAAGGAAATTGTACTGGCACACTGCACTATCGGCACCAAGCTGACAGAGCAATATATCATCAGAAACCATTTTGAGACAGAAAGCGGCATAGGTATTCAGGGCATCATGCCAACAGGAGATGTAACCATCGTGAAATGTGGAGGTGAATGTCTGGATGAATATTATCTATCATCGGGTAGGCTAACCGAAAACACCAACTACATCAATCTTTGCCGTACTCAGATACGGGTAAAAATGAATACAAGCGCCGACTATTTCCTTAGGAATCCACTCGGTAATCATCACATTGTGGTGCAA